A single genomic interval of Microbacterium sp. zg-Y1090 harbors:
- a CDS encoding GNAT family N-acetyltransferase, whose product MPHALDDTTEMAVRRVWAERLGVSPAVFAQAEPVFIVRPGLTAAVVVRLEKTVVVAAPELALSALRSLAPRHLLDVGALLTALEPLAPSLFGVATLAFADRGTIVPARSDAVRMASDAEVAAVMSACSTEERDESGLLAMDRRWTTWADGVEPAAAAGYEVWGGGLAHIGVATAPAFRGKGFGAQAAAAAALHAIGDGLVAQWRCRARNRASARLGESLGFVRLGEQIAVDLAACVADVTPEAR is encoded by the coding sequence GTGCCGCATGCTCTGGATGACACGACCGAGATGGCCGTCCGCCGCGTCTGGGCGGAGCGGCTGGGAGTCTCGCCCGCCGTCTTCGCGCAGGCGGAGCCGGTGTTCATCGTGAGGCCGGGCCTGACCGCAGCGGTGGTGGTACGACTCGAGAAGACGGTTGTCGTCGCAGCGCCCGAGCTCGCGCTGTCCGCGCTGAGGTCTCTCGCCCCACGGCACCTGCTCGACGTCGGGGCGCTGCTGACGGCGTTGGAGCCGCTCGCGCCGAGCCTCTTCGGCGTGGCGACGCTCGCGTTCGCCGACCGGGGGACGATCGTGCCTGCGCGTTCCGACGCCGTCCGGATGGCGTCGGATGCCGAGGTCGCGGCGGTCATGTCGGCATGCTCCACCGAGGAGCGTGACGAGAGCGGGCTGCTCGCGATGGACAGGCGGTGGACCACCTGGGCCGATGGTGTCGAACCGGCGGCTGCTGCGGGATACGAGGTGTGGGGCGGCGGGCTCGCTCACATCGGTGTGGCCACCGCGCCGGCGTTCCGGGGAAAGGGCTTCGGCGCTCAGGCGGCTGCCGCGGCTGCTCTGCACGCGATCGGCGATGGCCTGGTGGCGCAGTGGCGCTGCAGGGCGCGTAACCGCGCGTCGGCGCGTCTGGGGGAGAGTCTGGGTTTCGTGCGGCTCGGCGAGCAGATCGCGGTCGACCTCGCGGCATGCGTGGCGGACGTCACTCCCGAAGCCCGCTGA
- a CDS encoding VIT1/CCC1 transporter family protein produces the protein MIAPTPPAPTARDRRRWAQYLVDERAEARLYRTLAERRTGEEREILLALADAEGRHESHWLSLLGGEPKRLPRPSMDTPMLGWMARRFGMVFVLALAQNAEARSPYEAEPYATAAMVADEKVHHEVVRNLAARGRRRLSGTFRAAVFGANDGLVSNLALVMGIGAAGVGAPFVLLSGLAGLLAGALSMAAGEFVSVRSQREMLASTGHSDFADAALPDLDLDANEVALVYRARGLDAEEAMSRARRVVETAQAADRSQPYRRPVDAAEEHDVVGGAWGAATSSFLFFASGAVIPVLPWIFGLEGIVAVVLALVLVGLALLATGAMVGVLSGGPPLRRALRQLAIGMGAAAITYVLGLVFGVSVA, from the coding sequence ATGATCGCGCCCACCCCGCCTGCACCGACCGCGCGGGATCGTCGGCGGTGGGCGCAGTACCTCGTCGATGAGCGTGCCGAGGCGCGGCTCTACCGCACCCTCGCCGAGCGTCGCACGGGGGAGGAACGCGAGATCCTGCTCGCCTTGGCCGATGCGGAGGGGCGCCACGAGTCGCACTGGCTGAGCCTGCTCGGCGGGGAGCCGAAGCGCCTGCCGCGCCCGAGCATGGACACCCCGATGCTGGGCTGGATGGCCCGGCGCTTCGGCATGGTCTTCGTGCTCGCCCTCGCGCAGAACGCCGAAGCCCGTTCGCCGTACGAGGCGGAGCCATACGCGACGGCCGCCATGGTCGCGGATGAGAAGGTGCACCACGAGGTGGTGCGCAACCTGGCTGCGCGCGGCCGTCGCCGGCTGTCGGGCACGTTCCGGGCTGCGGTCTTCGGCGCCAACGACGGACTGGTGTCGAACCTCGCCCTCGTGATGGGCATCGGCGCCGCCGGCGTGGGGGCTCCGTTCGTGCTGCTGAGCGGCTTGGCGGGCCTGCTGGCCGGGGCGCTGTCGATGGCGGCGGGTGAGTTCGTCTCGGTGCGGTCGCAGCGCGAGATGCTCGCGTCGACCGGCCACAGCGACTTCGCCGATGCGGCGCTGCCCGATCTCGACCTCGACGCGAACGAGGTCGCCCTGGTCTATCGAGCTCGCGGGCTGGATGCCGAGGAGGCCATGTCCCGCGCGCGGCGCGTCGTCGAGACGGCCCAGGCAGCGGACCGGTCGCAGCCCTACCGGCGCCCGGTCGACGCCGCGGAGGAGCACGACGTCGTCGGGGGCGCGTGGGGCGCGGCGACCTCCAGCTTCCTCTTCTTCGCTTCCGGCGCCGTCATTCCCGTGCTGCCGTGGATCTTCGGGCTCGAGGGGATCGTCGCCGTCGTGCTCGCGCTCGTGCTGGTCGGCCTCGCGCTGCTGGCCACCGGAGCGATGGTGGGCGTGCTCTCCGGCGGTCCGCCGCTGCGCCGGGCGCTGCGCCAGCTCGCGATCGGCATGGGAGCCGCAGCGATCACGTACGTGCTCGGGCTGGTGTTCGGGGTGTCTGTGGCGTAG
- a CDS encoding DEAD/DEAH box helicase gives MDEQQQEHFGSFAAEHLSPSFPQRAPWGTAQRLRAWQAEALDQYFAMDGPDGIGKGPRDFLAAATPGAGKTTFALRLATELLRRRIVDRIVVVAPTEHLKTQWADAAARVSIRLDPNFSNRHVAPARHYHGVAVTYAQVAVKASVHQRLTEDARTLVILDEVHHGGDALSWGDALREAYQRATRRLLLSGTPFRSDTAPIPFVEYHPNEKGIRLSRTDYNYGYGRALADGVVRPVLFLVYAGQMRWRTKAGDEYEAQLGQDNTKDINSQAWRTALDPQGDWIPAVLRSADRRLSEVRQDVPDAGGLVIATDQTAARAYAAILRDITGESTTVVLSDDPAASGRIEEFAKGTSRWMVAVRMVSEGVDVPRLSVGVYATSASTPLFFAQAIGRFVRARRRGESASVFLPHVPQLLALANEMERERDHALDRESGDDDGLEDTLLAEAEREDKASDALTEEFSYQALGSVAHFDRVLFDGKEFGQLAVPGTPEEEEFLGLPGLLEPEHVHELLMQRQARQSRHRKVRETGEAQQAEATGAPVATTLPPALHRTLKEQRQLLNSLVGVYARQSGEPHAAVHAELRRLCGGPPVSHATVAQLQARIDLLRRRVHS, from the coding sequence GGCTGCCACCCCGGGCGCCGGAAAGACCACGTTCGCCCTGCGCCTCGCGACCGAGCTGCTGCGCCGGCGCATCGTCGATCGCATCGTCGTCGTCGCCCCCACCGAGCATCTGAAGACGCAGTGGGCGGATGCCGCGGCGCGCGTGTCCATCCGGCTCGACCCGAACTTCAGCAACCGCCACGTCGCCCCCGCCCGGCACTACCACGGCGTCGCGGTCACCTACGCGCAGGTCGCGGTGAAGGCATCCGTGCACCAGCGCCTCACCGAGGACGCCCGCACCCTGGTGATCCTCGACGAGGTGCACCACGGCGGTGACGCCCTCAGCTGGGGTGACGCGCTGCGTGAGGCGTATCAGCGCGCGACGCGGCGCCTGCTGCTGTCGGGCACCCCGTTCCGCAGCGACACGGCGCCCATTCCGTTCGTGGAATATCACCCGAATGAGAAGGGCATCCGCCTCTCACGCACCGACTACAACTACGGCTACGGTCGAGCGCTGGCCGACGGCGTGGTGCGGCCGGTGCTGTTCCTGGTCTACGCCGGTCAGATGCGCTGGCGCACCAAGGCGGGCGACGAGTACGAGGCGCAGCTCGGTCAGGACAACACCAAGGACATCAACTCGCAGGCCTGGCGCACGGCCCTGGACCCGCAGGGCGACTGGATCCCGGCGGTGCTGCGCAGCGCCGACCGGCGCCTCAGCGAAGTGCGTCAGGACGTGCCCGACGCCGGTGGTCTTGTCATCGCGACGGACCAGACCGCGGCGCGGGCGTACGCCGCGATCCTGCGCGACATCACGGGGGAATCGACGACGGTCGTGCTGTCGGACGACCCCGCGGCATCCGGACGCATCGAGGAGTTCGCGAAGGGCACGTCGCGCTGGATGGTCGCGGTGCGCATGGTGTCGGAAGGCGTCGACGTGCCTCGGCTGTCGGTCGGGGTGTACGCCACGAGCGCGTCGACTCCGCTGTTCTTCGCGCAGGCGATCGGTCGCTTCGTGCGCGCCCGCCGCCGTGGCGAGTCGGCCAGCGTGTTCCTGCCCCACGTGCCGCAGCTGCTCGCCCTCGCCAACGAGATGGAGCGCGAGCGCGATCATGCGCTCGACCGTGAGTCGGGTGACGACGACGGCCTCGAAGACACGCTGCTGGCCGAGGCGGAGCGCGAGGACAAGGCATCCGATGCCCTGACCGAGGAGTTCAGCTACCAGGCGCTCGGGTCGGTGGCCCACTTCGACCGGGTGCTGTTCGACGGCAAGGAGTTCGGCCAGCTCGCCGTTCCCGGCACGCCCGAGGAGGAGGAGTTCCTCGGCCTCCCCGGACTGCTCGAGCCGGAGCACGTGCACGAGCTGCTGATGCAGCGGCAGGCGCGGCAGTCGCGCCACCGCAAGGTGCGGGAGACGGGGGAGGCGCAGCAGGCCGAGGCCACCGGTGCGCCCGTCGCCACGACGCTCCCGCCGGCGCTGCACCGCACCCTGAAGGAGCAGCGGCAGCTGCTCAACAGCCTCGTCGGGGTCTACGCCCGCCAGAGCGGCGAACCGCATGCCGCCGTGCACGCCGAGCTGCGGCGCCTGTGCGGCGGGCCCCCGGTCTCGCATGCCACCGTGGCGCAGTTGCAGGCGCGCATCGACCTGCTGCGCCGCCGCGTGCACTCCTGA
- a CDS encoding M20/M25/M40 family metallo-hydrolase, producing the protein MPETDIDLPEVVRIARDLIRFDTSNFGGGNARGEREAAEYVGAYLESLGLTPEYYEPIPRRTNLVARVSGRDRDKPALVLHGHLDVVPAVAEDWSVDPFAGEIRDGMLWGRGAVDMKDMDAMILTSVGDLLRAGEQPARDVIVTFFADEENGGVEGSALVVRDRPEWFAGATEAISEVGGYSIAAGDRRAYLLQTGEKSLLWLRLRTHGRAGHGSRFHPDNAITRLAEAVAALGRTAWPLAMTETSRQLIEGLATLTGADPRHPDDVADLFGPTSAFLRATLRTTANPTGLSAGYKHNVIPDTAEALIDVRTIPGGEDAALADLAAIVGPDVEIEVVQRDIGLEVPFAGDLVAQMVAALGRHDPGIPVIPYLMGGGTDNKALSRLGIAGYGFAPLRLPADLDFTGMFHGVDERVPLDALTFGQAVLTDLLRTY; encoded by the coding sequence ATGCCCGAGACCGACATCGACCTTCCCGAGGTCGTGCGCATCGCCCGCGACCTCATCCGGTTCGACACGTCGAACTTCGGCGGCGGCAACGCACGCGGCGAGCGCGAAGCCGCCGAGTACGTCGGTGCATACCTCGAGTCGCTCGGCCTCACTCCCGAGTACTACGAGCCGATCCCGCGCCGCACGAACCTCGTCGCCCGCGTGTCGGGCCGCGATCGCGACAAGCCCGCGCTCGTGCTGCACGGTCACCTCGATGTCGTGCCCGCCGTTGCGGAGGACTGGAGCGTCGACCCGTTCGCCGGCGAGATCCGCGACGGCATGCTGTGGGGCCGCGGCGCCGTGGACATGAAGGACATGGATGCCATGATCCTCACGTCCGTCGGCGACCTGCTGCGCGCGGGCGAGCAGCCCGCCCGCGACGTGATCGTGACGTTCTTCGCCGACGAGGAGAACGGCGGCGTCGAGGGGTCCGCCCTCGTCGTCCGCGACCGCCCGGAGTGGTTCGCCGGGGCGACCGAGGCGATCAGCGAAGTGGGCGGCTACTCCATCGCCGCCGGTGACCGCCGCGCGTACCTGCTGCAGACGGGGGAGAAGAGCCTGCTCTGGCTGCGCCTGCGCACCCACGGCCGCGCCGGCCACGGCAGCCGCTTCCACCCCGACAACGCCATCACCCGGCTCGCCGAGGCCGTCGCCGCCCTTGGGCGCACCGCGTGGCCTCTGGCGATGACCGAGACGTCACGGCAGCTCATCGAGGGCCTCGCCACGCTGACGGGCGCCGACCCGCGGCATCCCGACGACGTCGCCGACCTCTTCGGTCCGACATCGGCGTTCCTGCGCGCCACCCTGCGCACCACAGCCAACCCGACCGGGCTCTCTGCCGGCTATAAGCACAACGTCATCCCCGACACCGCCGAGGCGCTCATCGACGTGCGCACCATCCCGGGTGGGGAGGATGCCGCCCTCGCCGACCTCGCCGCGATCGTCGGCCCCGACGTCGAGATCGAGGTGGTCCAGCGCGACATCGGCCTGGAAGTACCCTTCGCCGGCGACCTCGTCGCGCAGATGGTCGCCGCACTCGGCCGGCACGACCCCGGCATCCCCGTCATCCCGTACCTGATGGGTGGCGGCACCGACAACAAGGCCCTCTCGCGGCTCGGCATCGCCGGCTACGGCTTCGCCCCGCTGCGACTGCCGGCCGACCTCGACTTCACCGGCATGTTCCACGGCGTCGACGAGCGCGTGCCGCTGGACGCCCTCACCTTCGGACAGGCGGTCCTCACGGATCTCCTCCGCACGTACTGA
- a CDS encoding FKBP-type peptidyl-prolyl cis-trans isomerase: MRRIPAIAAVIGLSAFALVGCSSAAPAASCTRDAGDAQALDLITVSGDTVATSAPVHVDETVYRDIEVGDGPVVVDDAQEVVLDVTILNGTTGETILSSGTQPAPVSQWAEFYDGMAQMLECASEGSVIVGAVAPGDLATEAAASLGLGADDSAIFLIDVQKVYLSKADGSDQFNDRRGMPSVVRAPDGTPGVIVPQDDAPDELVVEVLKKGEGPEVTGDTPVRVHYTGVLWDEKEVFDSSWEAGAPVSLSLNQVVPGFAAALEGQTVGSQILAVIPPDLAYGDAGQGAVPPGSTLVFVIDILGLDDPAE, translated from the coding sequence GTGCGCAGGATCCCCGCAATCGCAGCCGTCATCGGCCTGTCCGCTTTCGCCCTCGTCGGATGCTCGTCCGCCGCGCCCGCTGCCTCGTGCACGCGCGACGCCGGTGACGCGCAGGCGCTCGACCTGATCACCGTCTCGGGAGACACCGTCGCGACCAGCGCGCCGGTGCACGTCGACGAGACCGTCTACCGCGATATCGAGGTCGGCGACGGGCCCGTGGTGGTCGACGACGCGCAGGAGGTCGTGCTCGACGTCACGATCCTCAACGGCACGACGGGGGAGACGATCCTCAGCAGCGGCACCCAGCCGGCGCCGGTGTCGCAGTGGGCGGAGTTCTACGACGGCATGGCGCAGATGCTCGAGTGCGCGAGCGAAGGCTCGGTCATCGTGGGCGCGGTCGCTCCCGGTGACCTGGCGACCGAGGCCGCGGCGAGCCTGGGGCTCGGCGCCGATGACTCCGCCATCTTCCTCATCGACGTGCAGAAGGTGTACCTGTCGAAGGCCGACGGCTCCGACCAGTTCAACGATCGCCGCGGCATGCCCAGCGTGGTCCGCGCTCCCGACGGCACCCCCGGTGTCATCGTGCCCCAGGACGACGCGCCCGACGAGCTCGTCGTCGAGGTGCTGAAGAAGGGCGAGGGTCCCGAGGTCACCGGCGACACGCCCGTGCGCGTGCACTACACCGGTGTGCTGTGGGATGAGAAGGAGGTGTTCGACTCCAGCTGGGAGGCGGGCGCCCCCGTCTCGCTGTCGCTCAACCAGGTCGTGCCCGGCTTCGCCGCGGCTCTGGAGGGCCAGACGGTCGGATCGCAGATCCTCGCGGTCATCCCGCCCGACCTGGCTTACGGCGATGCCGGCCAGGGAGCCGTGCCGCCCGGGTCCACGTTGGTCTTCGTGATCGACATCCTCGGCCTCGACGACCCCGCGGAGTAG
- a CDS encoding tRNA (adenine-N1)-methyltransferase, with the protein MTVDLTRPSGPFRYGDRVQLTGPKGRLHTITLRERGELHTHHGVLRHEGLVGLPDGSVVTNSGGHEYLALRPLLRDFVMSMPRGAAIVYPKDAAQILAQADIFPGATVVEAGVGSGALSLWLLRALGPAGRLVSFERREEFAEVARANVETFLGALPENWDVVVGDLVESLAAAAEAASVDRVVLDMLAPWECIDAVAEALTPGGVVLCYVATATQLSRVAEYIRGTGLFTDPEASETMVRGWHVEGLAVRPDHRMVAHTGFLLTARRLAPGAMPPDVRKRALKKPSYGDEDVELWTPGAVGDRQITDKNLRKRVREAQRAADGARLAAGAAEPDPATD; encoded by the coding sequence ATGACCGTCGATCTCACCCGTCCCTCCGGCCCGTTCCGCTACGGCGACCGGGTGCAGCTGACCGGTCCCAAGGGCCGTCTGCACACGATCACCCTGCGCGAGCGGGGGGAGCTGCACACCCACCACGGGGTGCTGCGCCACGAAGGGCTGGTCGGGCTTCCCGACGGCTCGGTCGTGACCAACTCCGGTGGCCACGAGTACCTGGCGCTGCGGCCCCTGCTGCGCGACTTCGTCATGTCGATGCCGCGCGGTGCGGCGATCGTCTATCCGAAGGATGCTGCGCAGATCCTGGCGCAGGCCGACATCTTCCCCGGTGCGACCGTGGTCGAGGCGGGCGTCGGCTCGGGCGCCCTCTCGCTGTGGCTGCTGCGTGCCCTCGGCCCCGCCGGGCGCCTCGTGTCGTTCGAGCGGCGCGAGGAGTTCGCCGAGGTCGCCCGGGCCAACGTCGAGACGTTCCTGGGCGCGCTGCCCGAGAACTGGGACGTCGTGGTCGGGGATCTGGTCGAATCGCTCGCGGCCGCCGCTGAAGCGGCATCCGTCGATCGGGTCGTGCTCGACATGCTCGCTCCCTGGGAGTGCATCGACGCGGTCGCCGAAGCGCTCACCCCCGGTGGCGTCGTGCTCTGCTATGTCGCCACCGCCACGCAGCTGAGCCGTGTGGCCGAGTACATCCGCGGAACCGGGCTGTTCACCGACCCCGAGGCCAGCGAGACGATGGTGCGCGGCTGGCACGTCGAAGGACTCGCGGTGCGTCCGGACCACCGCATGGTCGCGCACACCGGCTTCCTGCTCACCGCGCGACGCCTCGCACCGGGCGCGATGCCTCCCGACGTCCGCAAGCGCGCGCTGAAGAAGCCCAGCTACGGCGACGAGGACGTGGAGCTGTGGACCCCCGGTGCGGTCGGAGACCGCCAGATCACCGACAAGAACCTGCGCAAACGGGTGCGAGAGGCGCAGCGGGCGGCAGACGGTGCCCGGCTCGCCGCCGGTGCGGCTGAGCCCGACCCCGCCACCGATTAG
- a CDS encoding PAC2 family protein encodes MEGLGRRVLVAAFDGWNDAGEAATAALALLRAEGSYEPVFSVDPELYFDYQYTRPQVALDAEGRRVLTWPDTTLWRPTRRSRGTQLWLLTGVEPARAWQAFANEIIDVALREDLTGMVSLGSMMSDVPHTRPISVFAGSHNEELRTALELERSTYEGPVGILSVLDQIADAAGIPSASLWASVPHYVAGHTPSPKATLALLDKLEDLTGARVPRGTLATEAAAWEASIDAAAADDEEMTEYIRQLERTRDTWDSPEASGDAIAQEFEKYLRRRGDGQGPSKPGRDEPPRR; translated from the coding sequence GTGGAGGGACTGGGACGACGTGTGCTCGTGGCCGCGTTCGATGGCTGGAACGATGCCGGCGAAGCCGCGACGGCTGCTCTGGCGCTGCTGCGCGCGGAGGGATCGTACGAGCCGGTGTTCTCCGTCGACCCCGAGCTGTACTTCGACTATCAGTACACCCGCCCCCAGGTCGCGCTCGACGCCGAGGGACGGCGCGTGCTCACCTGGCCGGACACGACGCTGTGGCGCCCGACCCGCCGCTCCCGCGGCACGCAGCTCTGGCTGCTCACGGGCGTGGAGCCGGCGCGGGCGTGGCAGGCGTTCGCGAACGAGATCATCGACGTGGCGCTGCGGGAGGATCTCACCGGCATGGTGTCGCTCGGCTCGATGATGTCCGACGTGCCGCACACCCGGCCCATCTCGGTGTTCGCGGGCAGCCACAACGAGGAGCTGCGCACGGCGCTGGAGCTGGAGCGCTCGACCTACGAGGGTCCGGTCGGCATCCTGAGCGTGCTCGACCAGATCGCCGACGCCGCCGGCATCCCCTCGGCATCGCTCTGGGCGAGCGTGCCGCACTACGTCGCCGGGCACACCCCGTCACCCAAGGCCACCCTGGCGCTGCTCGACAAGCTCGAGGACCTCACCGGTGCCCGCGTGCCGCGCGGCACCCTGGCGACGGAGGCTGCCGCGTGGGAGGCGTCGATCGACGCCGCCGCCGCGGACGACGAGGAGATGACGGAGTACATCCGCCAGCTCGAGCGCACCCGCGACACGTGGGACTCGCCCGAGGCCTCCGGCGATGCGATCGCGCAGGAGTTCGAGAAGTACCTGCGGCGCCGGGGCGACGGCCAGGGGCCGTCCAAGCCCGGGCGCGACGAGCCGCCCCGCCGCTGA
- a CDS encoding undecaprenyl-diphosphate phosphatase, whose amino-acid sequence MSFLEAILLGLVQGLTEFLPVSSSAHLRILGEFLPSAEDPGTAFTAITQIGTEAAVVVFFWKDIVRIITQWCRSLVGKAPRTDPDARMGWLIIIGSIPIVVLGLLFQDQIETVFRSMWVVAIMLIAFGLLLGVADAVGAKRRELNDLTVPHGVAFGFAQALALVPGVSRSGGTITMGLFLGYKRADAARYAFLLAIPAVFGSGFYQLFKSWDEQGPFTLPETLVATIVAFVVALAVIAFFMKWISKRSFLPFVIYRVALGTALIVLLSMGVIQA is encoded by the coding sequence ATGAGCTTCCTCGAAGCGATCCTCCTGGGCCTGGTCCAGGGGCTCACCGAATTCCTCCCGGTCTCCTCCAGCGCGCACCTGCGCATCCTGGGGGAGTTCCTCCCCAGCGCCGAGGACCCCGGCACAGCCTTCACCGCGATCACGCAGATCGGCACCGAGGCGGCCGTGGTGGTGTTCTTCTGGAAGGACATCGTCCGCATCATCACGCAGTGGTGCCGGTCGCTCGTGGGCAAGGCGCCGCGGACCGACCCCGACGCGCGCATGGGCTGGCTGATCATCATCGGCAGCATCCCGATCGTCGTGCTGGGGCTGCTGTTCCAGGACCAGATCGAGACGGTGTTCCGTTCGATGTGGGTCGTCGCGATCATGCTGATCGCCTTCGGTCTGCTGCTGGGCGTCGCCGACGCGGTCGGCGCCAAGCGTCGTGAACTGAACGACCTCACGGTCCCGCACGGCGTGGCGTTCGGGTTCGCGCAGGCGCTTGCCCTCGTCCCCGGTGTCTCGCGCTCGGGCGGCACGATCACCATGGGGCTCTTCCTCGGCTACAAACGGGCGGATGCCGCGCGCTACGCGTTCCTGCTGGCGATCCCGGCCGTCTTCGGCAGCGGCTTCTACCAGCTGTTCAAAAGCTGGGACGAGCAGGGGCCGTTCACGCTGCCGGAGACCCTCGTGGCCACCATCGTGGCGTTCGTGGTCGCCCTCGCGGTCATCGCCTTCTTCATGAAGTGGATCTCCAAGCGCAGCTTCCTGCCCTTCGTGATCTACCGCGTGGCGCTGGGGACCGCGCTGATCGTGCTGCTGTCGATGGGCGTCATCCAGGCCTGA
- a CDS encoding HAD family hydrolase has product MTDPAAPVPLRAVLWDMDGTLVDTEPYWMAAETPLVESYGGTWTHEQALGLVGLGLHDSARILQEAGVRMQEDAIIDHLTDRVMGQLRELGNPFRPGARELLAQLRDAGIRTGLVTMSLRRMAETVVEQIPFEAFDVIVAGDDAVRPKPFPEPYLQACEALGITPAEVVAIEDSPNGLRSALASGAATIGVPMMVSLTGVGAHALWPSLEGRGAADVVAFHADHRAKESSR; this is encoded by the coding sequence GTGACAGACCCCGCCGCACCCGTCCCGCTGCGCGCCGTCCTGTGGGACATGGACGGCACGCTCGTCGACACCGAACCGTACTGGATGGCCGCGGAGACCCCGCTCGTCGAGAGCTACGGGGGCACGTGGACGCATGAGCAGGCACTGGGCCTGGTCGGCCTGGGACTCCACGATTCCGCCCGCATCCTGCAGGAAGCGGGTGTGCGCATGCAGGAAGACGCCATCATCGACCACCTCACCGACCGGGTGATGGGGCAGCTGCGAGAGCTCGGCAACCCGTTCCGCCCGGGTGCCCGCGAGCTGCTCGCGCAGCTGCGCGACGCCGGCATCCGCACGGGCCTGGTGACGATGTCGCTGCGGCGCATGGCCGAGACCGTCGTCGAGCAGATCCCGTTCGAGGCCTTCGACGTCATCGTCGCCGGTGACGACGCCGTGCGCCCGAAGCCCTTCCCCGAACCCTACCTGCAGGCCTGCGAGGCGCTGGGCATCACCCCGGCGGAGGTCGTCGCCATCGAGGATTCCCCCAACGGGCTGCGCTCGGCGCTCGCCTCCGGGGCGGCCACCATCGGCGTGCCGATGATGGTCTCGCTCACCGGCGTCGGCGCCCACGCGCTGTGGCCGAGCCTCGAAGGACGCGGCGCCGCCGATGTCGTGGCGTTCCATGCCGACCACCGCGCCAAGGAGTCCTCGCGATGA
- a CDS encoding helix-turn-helix transcriptional regulator, whose protein sequence is MAAPSSRSAPEERLVNLLVALMATEQGLTKDTILSSVAGYREQAESGASKDALEKMFERDKESLRGLGVPIETIGDHADPDDLREARYRVPNDDYALPEDISFSPGELAVLALAGEVWSESSLSAEARSGLRKIRALGNDVDEPILGFSPRLNVRTPAFAPLQKAIEQARVASFPYLKPGEDRPRTRRIRPLALVDFEGRWHVYGIDVAQDAARTFLLSRIVGDVAVTRESFDPVLRDHAGERAVAGLEEVAAQQHALLEVNPGTEASLRLRRRAEEADQGILVPYVDVHVFADELASYGPEVRVVEPAQLRDEVIRRLEATLALHADPGGADEGDVR, encoded by the coding sequence GTGGCCGCCCCGTCCAGCCGCAGCGCACCGGAGGAGCGCCTCGTCAACCTGCTCGTCGCACTCATGGCGACGGAGCAGGGCCTGACGAAGGACACCATCCTCTCCTCCGTCGCCGGTTACCGGGAGCAGGCAGAATCCGGGGCGTCGAAGGACGCCCTCGAGAAGATGTTCGAGCGCGACAAGGAGAGCCTGCGCGGCCTCGGTGTGCCGATCGAGACCATCGGCGACCACGCCGACCCCGACGACCTGCGCGAAGCCCGCTACCGCGTGCCCAACGACGACTACGCGCTTCCGGAGGACATCTCGTTCAGCCCGGGGGAGCTGGCCGTGCTGGCGCTGGCGGGCGAGGTCTGGAGCGAGAGCTCGCTGTCGGCCGAGGCGCGCAGCGGACTGCGCAAGATCCGTGCACTGGGCAACGACGTCGACGAGCCGATCCTGGGGTTCTCGCCGCGACTGAATGTGCGCACCCCGGCGTTCGCCCCGTTGCAGAAGGCGATCGAGCAGGCACGGGTCGCGTCCTTCCCGTACCTGAAGCCGGGGGAGGACCGCCCGCGCACCCGCCGCATCCGCCCGCTGGCGCTCGTGGACTTCGAAGGCCGCTGGCACGTCTACGGAATCGATGTCGCGCAGGATGCCGCGCGCACGTTCCTGCTCTCGCGCATCGTCGGCGACGTCGCGGTGACCCGCGAGTCGTTCGACCCGGTGCTGCGCGACCACGCCGGTGAGCGCGCCGTCGCCGGCCTCGAGGAGGTCGCCGCCCAGCAGCACGCGCTGCTGGAGGTGAACCCCGGCACCGAGGCCTCGCTGCGGCTGCGCCGCCGCGCCGAGGAGGCCGACCAGGGGATCCTCGTGCCCTACGTCGACGTGCACGTCTTCGCCGATGAGCTGGCGTCGTACGGGCCCGAGGTGCGCGTGGTCGAGCCGGCGCAGCTGCGCGACGAGGTGATCCGCCGTCTGGAGGCGACCCTCGCGCTCCACGCCGACCCCGGCGGCGCAGACGAGGGGGACGTGCGATGA